The following nucleotide sequence is from uncultured Draconibacterium sp..
TAAAATGTAGAATGGCCATGAAACAAAACGATTGGAATAATGCCGGCCGTTATCTGAATATGGCCCGAAACATTAACAATAATGCGGAACTATATGTGCTGAGAGCTCAGTATTTAATGATGCAAAAAAGAGTTGATTTGGCGAAACAAAACCTCGACAAGGCCATTGAACTTGATCCTATAAATCGAGAGGCGCAGGAACTACAAAAATCATTTACACAAACTGCACAAGCAGTAGAAACACCTCAAGTGGATCAAAACAACGCATCTTCTCAACAATCAATCATGTTTCAAGAGCCAAAAGAGAAGAAAAAGAGTGTAATAACATTCCCTTCGAAATAAGGGAACTTAAAAAATTTAACATAAAAGCAAACTAAAAAGCAATAAAAACCCCGGAGCCTCTGCTCCGGGGAAAAAACCAAAAATCAACTAACCTTTAAACCGCCTGGCGACTTCATCCCAGTTGATGATATTCCAGAATGCATTCACATAATCCGGACGTCTGTTTTGGTAGTTCAGGTAATATGCATGTTCCCATACATCAATCCCCAAAATTGGAGTTCCCTGAACTTCGGCCACATCCATCAGCGGATTATCCTGATTGGGCGTAGACGAAACCACCAGCTTATTGTTTTGAAGAACCAACCATGCCCAACCCGACCCAAAGCGAGTCAAAGCTGCCTTGGTGAAGGCTTCCTGAAAATTTTCTATGCTTCCAAATGAATCATTTACTGCGTCTAACAAAACTCCTTCCGGAGCCTGTGCACCACCCGGTGCAATTACTTCCCAGTACAAATTGTGGTTAAAAAATCCACCACCATTGTTGCGTACTGCGGTTGATTGTGCAGACACGCCACTTAAAATTTCTTCTATTGATTTTCCTGCAAGATCAGTTCCTTCAACTGCCCCATTAAGGTTATTTGTGTAACCTGCGTGGTGCTTACTGTGATGGATTTCCATTGTTCTTGCATCAATATGTGGCTCAAGTGCCGTGTAATCGTATCCTAATTTTGGTAATTCAAATGCCATATTATTTTTTATTAAAGATTTTAATACTCTTTTTTCTTTTTAGCAAAAATACACGCTATTTAGAATTATTCCAAATCTTCGAATAATAAAACACATTGAAATCCTTTATTGTTCATAGAAGGAATTAATAAATACAGAACTTCAGAAAATTACTGAGTTAGAACATGCCGAAATCACACATTACACGCTAAAAATAAGCGAATAAAAATATTTTGCTTCCATCCATTTATCTGACTGTTTCAATAATATTACCTTTGCCACCTCACAGAAAACACATGAATAAAAGCATATTAAAACTCGCCATTCCCAATATTATCAGCAACATAACGGTTCCATTGCTGGGATTGATCGATTTGGCCCTAATGGGACATCTTGGTTCGGAAGTGTACATTGGTGCCATTTCGTTGGGTAGTGTAATTTTTAATATTATCTACTGGGGGTTCGGTTTTTTGCGGATGAGTACCTCCGGATTCACGGCACAGGCTTTTGGCGAAAAAAATTCTACGGAAGCAATTTCGATATTAATTCGTGCATTGCTTTTAACCTTATCAATCAGCCTTGTAATACTATTCCTGCAATCTCCTATCGCCTGGGGAAGTTTTAAATTAATAGGCGGAAGTCCCGAAGTAGAAACTCTTGCAAATGAGTATTTCAGGATACGTATCTGGGCGGCGCCTGCAGCTTTAAGCCTATTTGTATTTAGCGGATGGTTTTTAGGCATGCAAAATGCGCGCTACCCGATGATTATTGCCATTTTGGTAAATGTTGTAAATATTTTGCTTAGTGTATTTTTTGTGTTTGGATTAAAA
It contains:
- a CDS encoding superoxide dismutase, coding for MAFELPKLGYDYTALEPHIDARTMEIHHSKHHAGYTNNLNGAVEGTDLAGKSIEEILSGVSAQSTAVRNNGGGFFNHNLYWEVIAPGGAQAPEGVLLDAVNDSFGSIENFQEAFTKAALTRFGSGWAWLVLQNNKLVVSSTPNQDNPLMDVAEVQGTPILGIDVWEHAYYLNYQNRRPDYVNAFWNIINWDEVARRFKG